The following proteins are co-located in the Acidimicrobiales bacterium genome:
- a CDS encoding Dps family protein, protein MTQTTEINIGIEQDDRLEIVEGLSRLLADTYTLYLKTHNYHWNVVGPMFNTLHLMFEQQYNELALAVDLIAERIRALGAPAPGTYAQYARLSSIAEDDGVPAATDMIANLVAGQEAVVRTARSVFPVVESAGDEVTADLLTQRMQIHEKTAWMLRSMLA, encoded by the coding sequence ATGACCCAAACAACCGAGATCAACATCGGAATCGAGCAAGACGACCGGCTCGAAATCGTCGAGGGGCTGTCACGCCTGCTGGCCGACACCTACACGCTGTACCTGAAGACCCACAACTATCACTGGAACGTCGTGGGCCCCATGTTCAACACCCTGCACCTGATGTTCGAACAGCAGTACAACGAGCTGGCGCTGGCGGTCGATCTGATCGCCGAACGTATTCGTGCGCTGGGCGCCCCGGCTCCCGGAACCTACGCGCAGTACGCCCGACTGTCGTCGATAGCCGAAGACGATGGGGTGCCGGCGGCCACCGACATGATCGCCAATCTGGTAGCAGGCCAAGAGGCCGTGGTGCGCACCGCACGCTCGGTCTTCCCGGTTGTCGAATCGGCCGGCGACGAGGTGACCGCTGATCTGTTGACGCAACGTATGCAGATCCACGAGAAGACCGCCTGGATGTTGCGAAGCATGCTGGCGTGA
- a CDS encoding MFS transporter: MTEPAVGNRLLFSFSALSACLSAGYGVLFTVVADYRDNYGISESAIGWIIGIGFLAGFVSQMTIAPIGDRGHARTLVLAGVALNAVGLLMMGFGQDLTTILAGRVVSGLAIGAANPAVRRIVVLADPANLGRNLGRLLSADVFGFALGPAVSAVLVGPFGLAAPFIAIAAASVAVVALTFGAKVDEVAEPTGNRLALDLLAIKPFAGAVVLGATAFLMIGTFDALWDVVHSDLGTADWMANLGISLFAIPLIVLGPTGGRLAQELGPFRLGAAGLLFAAGFMGSYGLLPSGGWIFTFAMVHAVTDGITIATSGVAVALTVPPERQAGAQGVLGAAQALAAGAMAAVAGGLYQSAGRAVVYLTTAAVMVAMVVIGMALARSVWRVHPRLRTAGRSAPRP, from the coding sequence GTGACCGAGCCCGCCGTAGGCAACCGACTTCTGTTCAGCTTCAGTGCCCTGTCGGCTTGCCTATCGGCTGGGTATGGCGTCTTGTTCACGGTGGTCGCCGACTATCGCGACAACTATGGAATCTCCGAGAGCGCCATCGGCTGGATAATCGGCATCGGCTTCCTCGCCGGATTCGTCTCGCAGATGACCATCGCCCCCATCGGCGACCGAGGTCATGCCCGCACCCTGGTGCTAGCCGGTGTCGCCCTCAATGCAGTGGGCCTCCTGATGATGGGATTCGGTCAAGATCTGACGACCATCCTGGCCGGACGCGTGGTATCGGGATTGGCGATCGGCGCAGCGAACCCTGCTGTCAGGCGCATCGTCGTGCTGGCCGACCCGGCGAACCTCGGCAGGAATCTGGGTCGGTTGCTATCGGCCGACGTGTTCGGCTTCGCCCTGGGCCCCGCAGTGTCGGCGGTGCTGGTCGGACCCTTCGGGCTGGCCGCTCCGTTCATCGCAATCGCCGCGGCCTCGGTGGCGGTAGTGGCACTGACGTTCGGCGCCAAGGTCGACGAGGTGGCCGAACCCACCGGCAACCGGCTCGCGCTCGACCTGCTGGCCATCAAACCCTTCGCTGGGGCAGTCGTACTGGGGGCCACGGCGTTCTTGATGATCGGAACATTCGACGCCTTGTGGGATGTCGTACACAGCGACCTCGGAACCGCTGACTGGATGGCCAACCTGGGAATCTCGCTGTTTGCCATTCCCCTCATCGTCCTCGGACCCACCGGGGGCCGGCTGGCCCAGGAGCTGGGACCTTTCCGGCTGGGCGCCGCCGGCCTGCTGTTCGCCGCCGGGTTCATGGGTTCGTACGGACTGTTGCCGTCGGGCGGTTGGATCTTCACGTTCGCGATGGTGCATGCGGTGACCGACGGCATAACCATCGCCACCAGCGGGGTCGCGGTGGCCCTGACGGTGCCGCCGGAACGGCAGGCGGGCGCCCAGGGCGTGCTGGGCGCGGCACAGGCGCTGGCCGCTGGGGCCATGGCCGCCGTGGCCGGAGGCTTGTATCAATCCGCCGGTCGGGCGGTTGTGTACCTGACGACCGCCGCAGTGATGGTCGCGATGGTCGTCATCGGCATGGCCTTGGCCCGCTCGGTGTGGCGGGTTCACCCAAGACTGCGCACCGCCGGCCGGTCTGCACCGCGGCCCTAG
- a CDS encoding FAD/NAD(P)-binding oxidoreductase — protein MTSSTNHRVVIVGGGAAGISVAARLARKTDDIAIIDPADKHWYQAYFTLVGGGAAPLEKAERSQASVMPKKATWIKETVVSFDPDNNQLTTDQGRTVGYEVLVVCPGIQLDWGKIPGVEDTLGSDGVSSNYLPHLAPKTWEFIQNTKSGTAVFTMPSGPIKCAGAPQKIAYLAADHWRKEGVLDNIDVHLVLPTPGMFGVPVFSKELAKVAEGYGIQVHFEAELASVDPSSRKAEFKSMKEGEAGFSLPYDMMHVVPHQSAPDWIKASPLSNDTPAGYVDIDQYSMQHVKYPNVFALGDAGSSPNSKTGAAARKQAPVVAKNVLAKLDGKQLDAQYKGYASCPLTTAYGKMLLAEFDYTLEHTPSFPIIDLTKPRSDMWLLKKYGLPFLYWNFMMRGML, from the coding sequence ATGACCAGCTCAACCAATCACAGGGTCGTCATCGTCGGCGGAGGTGCAGCCGGAATATCCGTGGCTGCGCGCCTGGCGCGAAAGACCGACGACATCGCCATCATCGATCCGGCCGACAAGCACTGGTATCAGGCCTATTTCACCCTTGTCGGCGGTGGGGCGGCGCCTCTCGAGAAGGCCGAACGCTCGCAGGCATCGGTCATGCCCAAGAAGGCGACATGGATCAAAGAAACCGTCGTTTCGTTCGATCCCGACAACAACCAGTTGACCACCGACCAGGGGCGCACGGTTGGTTATGAGGTTCTGGTCGTGTGCCCTGGTATTCAGCTCGACTGGGGCAAGATCCCCGGCGTCGAAGACACGTTGGGTTCCGATGGGGTCAGCTCGAACTATCTGCCCCACCTGGCACCCAAGACGTGGGAGTTCATCCAGAACACCAAGTCGGGAACCGCTGTGTTCACCATGCCGAGCGGGCCCATCAAGTGTGCGGGTGCTCCGCAGAAGATCGCCTACCTGGCAGCCGACCACTGGCGCAAGGAAGGTGTTCTCGACAACATCGATGTGCACCTGGTCCTGCCAACGCCGGGCATGTTCGGGGTGCCGGTGTTCTCCAAGGAGCTGGCCAAGGTTGCCGAGGGTTACGGCATCCAGGTTCACTTCGAGGCCGAACTGGCATCTGTGGACCCGTCCAGTCGCAAAGCCGAGTTCAAGTCGATGAAGGAGGGGGAGGCCGGCTTCTCGCTTCCGTACGACATGATGCACGTCGTGCCGCACCAGTCGGCTCCCGACTGGATCAAGGCCAGCCCGCTGTCGAACGACACACCCGCGGGCTATGTCGACATCGACCAGTACTCGATGCAGCACGTGAAGTACCCCAACGTCTTTGCCTTGGGCGATGCAGGCTCGTCGCCGAACTCCAAGACCGGAGCCGCGGCCCGAAAGCAGGCTCCGGTAGTGGCCAAGAACGTGCTGGCGAAACTCGACGGCAAGCAGCTCGACGCTCAGTACAAGGGTTATGCATCGTGCCCGCTGACCACCGCCTACGGCAAGATGCTGCTGGCCGAGTTCGACTACACCCTCGAGCACACGCCGTCGTTCCCGATCATCGACCTGACCAAGCCGCGCTCTGACATGTGGCTGCTGAAGAAGTACGGCCTGCCCTTCCTCTACTGGAACTTCATGATGAGGGGCATGCTGTAG
- a CDS encoding DUF429 domain-containing protein, which produces MTLALGVDGFGARWVVAAVDGDQLADVWVVERLDELPTAQIVGVDMFVALGRSGPRQVDRWCRREVGKLSSSVFNAPPRRIVTDSSLHTYDEVRGTRPVMARYLAPDMGTHSQDS; this is translated from the coding sequence GTGACCCTCGCCCTGGGCGTCGACGGCTTCGGGGCGAGATGGGTCGTCGCGGCCGTCGACGGTGACCAGCTGGCCGATGTCTGGGTCGTCGAGCGGCTCGACGAGCTTCCCACTGCACAGATAGTCGGGGTCGACATGTTCGTGGCCCTCGGCCGATCTGGTCCCCGCCAGGTCGACCGGTGGTGCCGGCGCGAGGTCGGCAAGCTGTCGTCGTCTGTGTTCAATGCGCCGCCCCGCCGGATCGTCACCGATAGCTCACTGCACACCTACGACGAGGTCCGCGGCACTCGACCCGTCATGGCCAGGTATCTCGCGCCAGACATGGGGACTCATTCCCAAGATTCGTGA
- a CDS encoding SRPBCC family protein, with protein sequence MDATTQLALLARIDAHRKAGRGTDTADAVMRVPVDHYTSAVRLDLEKKVLHSSPALVGLSGLVPEPGSYATVDIGDRSVVVTRDRRGDVHALANVCRHRGAEVAHGCGTAQRLSCPYHGWVYDLDGSGISRRRDEYFDGDVESLVKLASVESDGLIWVNPEPGGAIGPDPSHGAGVELAPFGLERFQLFASTSFTRPLNWKLAVDTFCEAYHLSSLHKATLAPMIHDDFALFDPFGSHGRMIAVRRSISDLDGLDDAERSLIPHATILYFLVPNTVLIYQQDHVQLYQSRPGKTPDEAHLSVNLYVPPDSGRSDSHWQRNFDLLVSVTDSEDFAAAAGIQRGSHSGAQQEFVFGRNEPALQHYHRSIDALVSSA encoded by the coding sequence ATGGACGCGACCACACAGCTGGCCCTTTTGGCCAGAATCGATGCTCATCGCAAGGCTGGTCGCGGCACCGACACCGCCGATGCCGTCATGAGGGTGCCGGTCGATCACTACACGTCTGCGGTGCGCCTCGACCTCGAGAAGAAGGTGCTGCACTCGTCACCTGCCCTGGTCGGGTTGTCTGGTCTGGTGCCCGAGCCAGGTTCTTATGCCACGGTCGACATCGGGGATCGTTCTGTAGTGGTCACGCGCGATCGCCGTGGCGACGTGCACGCTCTGGCGAATGTATGTCGCCATCGCGGGGCCGAGGTCGCCCATGGTTGCGGCACCGCTCAGCGGCTGAGCTGCCCCTACCACGGTTGGGTGTACGACCTCGACGGCTCGGGAATCTCGCGCCGTCGCGACGAGTATTTCGACGGCGATGTCGAGTCGCTGGTCAAGCTGGCCTCGGTCGAGTCCGACGGGCTGATCTGGGTCAACCCCGAACCGGGTGGCGCGATAGGACCCGACCCTTCGCACGGCGCCGGCGTCGAACTCGCGCCATTCGGGCTCGAACGTTTCCAGCTGTTCGCGTCGACCAGCTTCACCCGGCCGCTCAACTGGAAGCTCGCTGTCGACACCTTCTGCGAGGCCTACCACCTCTCGAGCCTGCACAAGGCGACGCTTGCTCCGATGATCCACGACGACTTCGCGTTGTTCGATCCGTTTGGGTCACACGGGCGGATGATCGCCGTCAGACGATCGATAAGCGACCTCGACGGTCTCGACGACGCCGAGCGCTCGTTGATACCCCACGCGACGATTCTCTATTTCCTGGTGCCGAACACGGTCCTGATCTATCAACAGGACCACGTGCAGCTCTACCAGAGCCGACCGGGCAAGACCCCAGACGAGGCTCACCTCAGCGTCAACCTCTATGTGCCGCCGGATTCGGGGCGCTCAGATTCTCACTGGCAGAGAAACTTCGACCTGCTCGTCAGCGTCACCGACAGCGAAGACTTCGCCGCCGCCGCTGGTATTCAGCGCGGGTCGCACAGCGGTGCCCAACAAGAGTTCGTGTTCGGTCGCAACGAGCCTGCTTTGCAGCACTACCACCGATCGATCGACGCCCTCGTCAGCTCGGCTTGA
- a CDS encoding alpha/beta hydrolase: protein MVKVNSADGVSIFYEEFGGGEGPAAVLVHGITESSATWGPITGLLAESRRVVTLDLRGHGQSGMADRYDLEAMAGDVAAVCADAGLEAPHLVGHSLGGAVVSAVASVMPVSSVVNVDQMLSLGSFKDQLMPVEPMLRDPATFPAVIEALFAQLAGDAIDPDVMAAVNSARRPVQEVVLGVWELIFTMSASEIDAVVEGALAGFAGRDVPYLSLFGADPGPDYEGWLRRYIDGAVVEVWPDLGHYPHLVYPHRFVERVESFWS from the coding sequence ATGGTCAAAGTCAACAGCGCTGACGGTGTCTCGATCTTCTACGAAGAGTTCGGCGGAGGTGAGGGCCCCGCAGCAGTGCTGGTCCACGGCATCACCGAGAGCTCGGCCACCTGGGGGCCGATCACAGGCCTTCTTGCAGAGTCGCGCCGGGTGGTCACCCTCGACCTCAGAGGACATGGACAATCGGGCATGGCAGACCGGTACGACCTCGAGGCCATGGCGGGCGATGTCGCCGCCGTGTGTGCAGACGCTGGGCTGGAGGCTCCCCACCTGGTCGGCCACTCGCTCGGCGGGGCGGTCGTCAGCGCGGTTGCCTCGGTGATGCCGGTCTCGTCGGTCGTGAACGTCGACCAGATGTTGAGCCTTGGATCGTTCAAAGACCAGCTGATGCCGGTCGAGCCCATGCTGCGCGACCCCGCAACCTTCCCGGCAGTCATCGAGGCCCTGTTCGCCCAGTTGGCCGGCGACGCCATCGACCCCGACGTGATGGCCGCAGTCAACTCAGCCCGGCGTCCGGTGCAAGAAGTGGTGCTGGGCGTCTGGGAGCTCATCTTCACCATGTCGGCCTCCGAGATCGACGCCGTCGTTGAGGGTGCTCTGGCCGGATTCGCCGGCCGCGATGTGCCCTACCTTTCCCTGTTCGGCGCAGACCCCGGCCCCGACTACGAGGGCTGGCTGAGGCGCTACATCGACGGTGCTGTCGTCGAGGTATGGCCCGACCTCGGCCACTACCCCCACCTCGTGTACCCCCACCGCTTTGTAGAACGCGTCGAGAGTTTCTGGTCCTGA
- a CDS encoding VOC family protein yields the protein MSPDTDASGAFYSKLFGWDVEALFDDQGNKIYAQFRLGGKIVAGLGGQPPGMEGVPAIWNTYIAVDDCSAAAERVAAAGGSVFMAPMQVMQAGHMAVFADTTGAAFSVWQAGDHFGSEVANDPNTWSWNELMSSDVEAAKAFYSAVFGWTYEDQDMGDAGTYTVIAGGDNGGLGGIMSRMPDMPVEVPDNWSVYFTVQDAAAVAAMVGELGGHAAVPPFPIPGVGTCAVLADPHGGIFSVLEPAAQ from the coding sequence ATGAGCCCAGACACCGACGCATCTGGCGCGTTCTACAGCAAGCTCTTCGGCTGGGACGTCGAGGCATTGTTCGACGACCAGGGCAACAAGATCTACGCCCAGTTCCGGCTGGGCGGCAAGATCGTCGCCGGTTTGGGCGGTCAACCGCCGGGCATGGAGGGCGTGCCAGCGATCTGGAACACCTACATCGCGGTCGACGACTGTTCGGCGGCTGCCGAGCGGGTCGCCGCAGCCGGCGGTTCGGTGTTCATGGCGCCAATGCAGGTCATGCAGGCCGGCCACATGGCGGTTTTCGCCGACACCACCGGAGCCGCCTTCTCGGTATGGCAAGCGGGCGATCACTTCGGCTCCGAGGTCGCCAACGACCCCAACACCTGGTCCTGGAATGAGCTGATGAGCAGCGATGTCGAAGCGGCCAAGGCCTTCTACAGCGCCGTGTTCGGCTGGACCTATGAAGACCAGGACATGGGCGACGCAGGCACCTACACCGTGATCGCCGGGGGCGACAACGGTGGTCTGGGCGGCATCATGTCGCGCATGCCAGACATGCCGGTCGAGGTTCCCGACAACTGGTCGGTGTACTTCACCGTGCAAGACGCCGCCGCCGTGGCCGCCATGGTCGGCGAACTCGGCGGACACGCAGCCGTGCCGCCGTTCCCCATCCCTGGCGTTGGCACCTGCGCCGTGCTGGCTGACCCGCACGGTGGCATCTTCAGCGTGCTCGAGCCCGCCGCCCAATAG
- a CDS encoding class I SAM-dependent methyltransferase, producing MWDQRYSVDEYVYGTAPNDFLRQQADSLRPGSALCLADGEGRNGVYLAELGHAVTSVDLSTVAMAKATALADQRGVTLSTHVADLAAFDLGEARWDLVVSIFAHTPPTIRRDVHRRVTHALRPGGTLVLEAYTPDQIGRGTGGPPVAEMTMTLQGLIDELEGLDIVHGVELVRPVVEGAGHTGDGAVVQVVAVKPS from the coding sequence ATGTGGGACCAGCGCTATTCGGTCGACGAGTACGTCTACGGGACCGCACCCAACGACTTCCTGCGCCAGCAGGCGGATTCGTTGAGGCCGGGCTCGGCGCTGTGCCTGGCCGACGGCGAGGGACGCAATGGCGTGTATCTGGCCGAACTGGGCCACGCGGTGACCTCGGTCGACCTCAGCACGGTCGCGATGGCGAAGGCCACAGCACTGGCCGATCAACGCGGCGTCACCTTGAGCACCCACGTAGCCGATCTGGCGGCCTTCGACCTCGGTGAAGCCCGCTGGGACCTCGTCGTGTCGATCTTCGCCCACACCCCGCCAACTATCCGACGCGACGTACACAGGCGCGTCACCCATGCCTTGCGCCCTGGCGGCACGCTGGTGCTCGAGGCCTATACGCCCGACCAGATCGGGCGTGGCACGGGCGGCCCACCGGTGGCAGAGATGACCATGACCCTGCAGGGCCTGATCGACGAACTCGAAGGGCTCGATATCGTGCACGGTGTCGAGCTGGTTCGGCCCGTCGTGGAGGGTGCCGGTCACACCGGCGACGGTGCGGTCGTACAGGTCGTGGCCGTCAAGCCGAGCTGA
- a CDS encoding DUF429 domain-containing protein — translation MAHCTPTTRSAALDPSWPGISRQTWGLIPKIREVRALALARPGRVFECHPEVCFARLSGSALSHRKRTWAGQRRRFEILDAAGIDLSAAELPEVADCPVDDVLDAIVVAHVAAGYLSGRSALLPRGAGARVLAPA, via the coding sequence ATAGCTCACTGCACACCTACGACGAGGTCCGCGGCACTCGACCCGTCATGGCCAGGTATCTCGCGCCAGACATGGGGACTCATTCCCAAGATTCGTGAGGTCAGGGCACTGGCCTTGGCGCGGCCTGGGCGTGTGTTCGAATGTCATCCCGAGGTCTGCTTCGCCCGTTTGTCGGGCAGCGCGCTGTCGCATCGCAAGCGCACTTGGGCAGGGCAGCGCCGCCGTTTCGAGATCCTTGACGCTGCCGGAATCGACTTGAGCGCGGCCGAGTTGCCCGAGGTCGCCGACTGCCCTGTCGATGACGTACTCGACGCAATCGTGGTGGCCCATGTCGCTGCCGGTTACTTGTCGGGCAGGTCGGCCCTCTTGCCACGAGGTGCAGGTGCTCGGGTGCTGGCGCCTGCCTAG
- a CDS encoding CaiB/BaiF CoA-transferase family protein: MQTHPLSGLLVVSVEQAVAAPLCTARLADAGARVIKIERPGGDFARGYDAAVGGDSTYFAWANHGKESVVLDFDSDDDMAVVESMLEAADVFVQNLAPGALARRGLGSAQLRERHPRLITVDISGYGEEPPLDSKRAYDLLVQAESGVISVSGPPGELGRIGISLCDIGTGVTAHAAVLEALVARSITGLGTGIAISLFDVMAEWMTVPLALHEAGAPPRRVGLKHPSIAPYGAFATSEGTLTLISIQNEREWVRLCNEVLEAPDMAVDPRFDSNLVRVQNRAELESRLGEIISSLSRDEFQRRLQSASIAFGTVSDLDDLSSHAALRRREVISSSGIAAALPAHPVRFVGMTHGSAPQVPAVGQHSEEIRAEFAPAATGT; this comes from the coding sequence ATGCAAACCCATCCCCTGAGCGGCCTGTTGGTCGTGTCGGTCGAACAGGCCGTAGCGGCACCCCTTTGCACGGCCCGACTGGCAGATGCCGGTGCCAGGGTCATAAAGATCGAGCGCCCAGGCGGTGACTTCGCCCGCGGCTACGACGCGGCCGTCGGGGGCGACAGCACGTACTTCGCGTGGGCCAACCACGGCAAGGAGTCGGTGGTGCTCGACTTCGACAGCGACGACGACATGGCCGTGGTCGAGTCGATGCTCGAAGCGGCCGATGTGTTCGTGCAGAACCTCGCCCCAGGAGCCCTGGCCCGAAGGGGACTGGGGTCGGCCCAGCTCCGCGAGCGACATCCCCGGCTGATCACGGTCGACATCTCCGGCTATGGCGAGGAACCGCCCCTTGACTCCAAGCGAGCCTACGACCTGTTGGTCCAGGCCGAGAGCGGTGTGATCTCGGTATCGGGCCCACCTGGCGAGCTGGGCAGGATCGGTATCTCGTTGTGCGACATCGGCACCGGGGTCACCGCTCACGCCGCCGTTCTGGAGGCGCTGGTGGCGCGCTCGATCACCGGGCTCGGCACCGGCATCGCAATCTCGTTGTTCGATGTGATGGCCGAGTGGATGACCGTGCCGTTGGCATTGCACGAAGCGGGCGCGCCACCTCGGCGCGTTGGCCTGAAGCACCCCTCAATTGCGCCCTACGGCGCATTCGCCACGAGCGAGGGCACGCTGACCTTGATCTCCATCCAGAACGAGCGCGAGTGGGTTCGGCTCTGTAACGAGGTCTTGGAGGCGCCCGACATGGCGGTCGACCCCCGCTTTGACTCGAATCTGGTTCGCGTCCAGAACCGGGCCGAGCTGGAATCTCGTCTGGGCGAGATCATCTCTTCCCTGTCACGCGACGAGTTTCAGAGGCGCTTGCAGTCTGCGTCCATCGCCTTCGGCACGGTCAGCGACCTCGACGACCTCTCGTCGCACGCAGCCCTGCGCAGACGCGAAGTAATCAGCAGCTCAGGAATCGCGGCCGCGTTGCCCGCGCATCCCGTGCGATTTGTGGGCATGACTCACGGCTCGGCCCCCCAAGTGCCCGCTGTCGGACAGCACTCCGAGGAGATACGCGCCGAGTTCGCCCCGGCGGCCACGGGCACCTAG
- a CDS encoding rhodanese-like domain-containing protein, whose protein sequence is MSKTSRNNSTRTRQPLGRGRIAAIAVAPLLILAACSSDAGDGDATAAQIGQDGSATTQASIRVVSPDEASGIVSSPPEGLVILDVRTAEEFAEGHVEGAVQLDFYASDFVDRLGELDRDTPYLIYCRSGNRSGQTRSIMSELGFEDVADVDGGIVSWAGAGQQLVGG, encoded by the coding sequence ATGAGCAAGACGTCTCGCAACAACTCCACAAGAACCCGCCAACCGCTTGGGCGAGGCCGAATCGCAGCCATCGCCGTGGCGCCCTTGCTGATCCTCGCGGCCTGTTCGTCCGATGCGGGCGACGGCGACGCAACAGCGGCCCAGATCGGCCAGGACGGCTCGGCGACGACGCAGGCCTCGATACGTGTCGTGAGCCCGGACGAAGCATCGGGCATCGTCTCGTCGCCACCCGAAGGGCTGGTGATTCTGGACGTCCGCACGGCCGAGGAGTTCGCCGAGGGCCACGTTGAGGGCGCTGTCCAGTTGGACTTCTACGCTTCTGACTTCGTCGACCGGCTGGGCGAACTCGATCGCGACACCCCGTACCTCATCTATTGCCGATCGGGTAATCGCAGCGGCCAGACCAGATCGATCATGTCCGAACTCGGCTTCGAAGACGTTGCCGATGTCGACGGCGGAATCGTTTCCTGGGCCGGCGCGGGCCAACAACTGGTCGGCGGTTGA
- a CDS encoding solute carrier family 26 protein has protein sequence MNRLSRIVPAAGWLSSYQRADLRSDLSAGVTVGAMLVPQAMAYALLAGLPPEVGLYAATIPVIVYALFGTSRQLAVGPVAIVSLLTASALAPLVEEGTSGYVAAASLLALMVGLIHIVLGVGRLGYVVNFLSHSVLVGFTAAAAIIIGFSQAKHILGISIDRTDHFHETVGEVVSNAGNTNSTTLALGLGSILVLWGIKRYAKRIPGALVVVVASTLAVQVFDLQSRGVKVVGDIPGGLPAFALPEFEGSLIANLFVTALVITMVGFMESIAVAKVYAKRNRYEVEPNSELVGLGAANVASGLFGGYPVTGGFSRTAVNATAGARTPLASLITAAIVLATIAFFTPLLESLPQAALGAIIVMAVLGLIDVGEMRHIAKVKRSDLIGLGVAFVATLVVGIEIGIGVAVVASMLVVFARMSMPHTAVVGHVDGTTSYRNVARFPEAKTIDGIDIVRVDAALSFVNATQVKKLLLGRAAQLEIAPRALVLDASGVNDIDATGVEMLSEVLQEVQAMGVDMHLTDVKGPVRDVLHRAGVWSRLGDRVHTSTHDAVAAITVGSAMGADQRVRGIDERAAPCANAPEGSGDDRTPHELQV, from the coding sequence ATGAATCGATTGAGCCGCATCGTTCCGGCCGCAGGATGGTTGTCCTCGTATCAGCGCGCCGACCTGCGTTCGGACCTGTCGGCGGGTGTGACCGTTGGTGCGATGCTGGTTCCCCAGGCCATGGCCTATGCGCTGTTGGCGGGCCTGCCGCCCGAGGTCGGGCTGTACGCGGCGACCATTCCGGTGATCGTCTATGCGCTGTTCGGCACCTCTCGGCAGCTTGCCGTGGGCCCCGTCGCAATCGTGTCGTTGTTGACCGCGTCGGCGTTGGCGCCCTTGGTCGAGGAGGGCACCTCGGGCTACGTGGCTGCGGCCTCGCTCCTGGCCCTGATGGTGGGGCTGATTCACATCGTGTTGGGTGTGGGGCGTCTGGGCTATGTGGTCAACTTCTTGTCGCACTCGGTCTTGGTCGGCTTCACTGCGGCGGCGGCCATCATCATCGGGTTCTCGCAGGCCAAACACATCCTTGGTATCTCGATCGACCGCACCGATCACTTCCACGAGACGGTTGGCGAGGTGGTGTCCAACGCTGGCAACACCAACAGCACCACGCTGGCCCTGGGCCTGGGTTCGATCCTGGTGTTGTGGGGAATCAAGCGTTACGCGAAGCGGATTCCGGGCGCCCTGGTGGTGGTCGTTGCATCGACTCTGGCGGTGCAAGTGTTCGACCTCCAGTCCAGAGGGGTGAAGGTCGTCGGCGACATTCCCGGCGGGCTTCCGGCCTTTGCGCTTCCCGAGTTCGAGGGATCGCTGATCGCCAACCTGTTTGTCACCGCGCTGGTCATAACCATGGTCGGGTTCATGGAGTCGATTGCCGTGGCGAAGGTCTACGCCAAGCGCAACCGCTATGAGGTCGAGCCCAACAGTGAACTGGTGGGGTTGGGTGCTGCGAACGTCGCGTCAGGGCTGTTCGGCGGCTACCCGGTCACCGGCGGCTTCTCGCGCACTGCTGTCAATGCCACAGCAGGAGCACGCACCCCGCTGGCGTCGCTGATCACTGCGGCGATTGTGCTGGCCACCATCGCCTTCTTCACGCCCCTTCTCGAATCTCTGCCGCAGGCCGCATTGGGTGCGATCATCGTGATGGCAGTGCTCGGCCTCATCGACGTCGGCGAGATGCGCCACATCGCGAAGGTGAAGCGCTCTGACCTCATCGGCCTGGGCGTGGCTTTTGTTGCCACGCTGGTGGTGGGCATCGAAATCGGAATCGGCGTGGCGGTGGTCGCCTCGATGCTCGTCGTATTCGCCCGCATGTCCATGCCTCACACCGCCGTGGTGGGGCATGTGGACGGCACCACCAGCTACCGGAACGTCGCCCGTTTTCCCGAGGCCAAGACCATCGACGGCATCGACATCGTGCGCGTCGACGCGGCGTTGTCGTTTGTGAACGCAACCCAGGTCAAGAAGCTTTTGTTGGGGCGTGCGGCTCAACTCGAGATCGCACCGCGGGCCTTGGTGCTGGATGCTTCGGGCGTCAACGACATCGACGCGACCGGTGTCGAGATGTTGTCCGAGGTGCTCCAAGAGGTCCAGGCGATGGGCGTCGACATGCACCTGACCGATGTCAAGGGCCCGGTGCGCGATGTTCTTCATCGGGCCGGCGTGTGGTCGCGGCTCGGGGATCGTGTTCATACGTCGACGCACGACGCTGTTGCCGCTATCACCGTCGGTTCGGCGATGGGTGCCGACCAGAGGGTGCGGGGCATCGATGAGAGGGCGGCCCCGTGTGCCAATGCCCCCGAGGGGTCCGGCGATGATCGAACGCCACACGAATTGCAGGTCTGA